In the Oligoflexia bacterium genome, one interval contains:
- a CDS encoding ABC transporter substrate-binding protein yields MSIRILVALISFTLALTGCTKGCTAKQGGDSAATPAAESNEILVGEYGSMTGGEATFGISTHQGIELAFNEINAAGGVRGKKLKLLSLDDQGKPEEAATAVTKLITQNKVVAVLGEVASSRSLAAAPIAQQYKVPMLTPSSTNPKVTEVGDYIFRVCFIDPFQGTVMAKFAREHLKVKNVAIMKDVKSDYSVGLANFFKETFTKMGGVIVSEQTYVSNDIDFKAQLTSIKSGKVKPEAIFIPGYYTEVGLIARQARQLGLKVPLMGGDGWDSSKLFEIGKEAINGGYFSNHYTTDTEDPKARDFIARFKTAYNVEPDGLSAMGYDAALVLVDAMNRAKSLSPADIRDALATTKDYPGVTGKITIDEQRNATKSAVVVKVDGTTNKYVTTINP; encoded by the coding sequence ATGAGCATTCGAATTTTGGTCGCACTTATTTCCTTCACATTAGCCCTTACAGGTTGCACCAAAGGTTGCACTGCAAAACAAGGTGGCGACAGCGCAGCAACACCCGCTGCAGAATCAAACGAAATCTTAGTTGGTGAATATGGTTCAATGACTGGCGGAGAAGCTACTTTCGGAATCAGCACCCACCAAGGTATCGAACTGGCTTTTAATGAAATTAATGCTGCTGGCGGCGTAAGAGGCAAAAAACTCAAACTATTATCCCTCGATGACCAAGGCAAACCAGAAGAAGCTGCAACTGCAGTTACAAAGCTCATCACACAAAATAAAGTTGTAGCCGTTTTAGGTGAAGTGGCCAGCTCTAGATCATTAGCAGCAGCCCCAATTGCTCAACAATACAAAGTCCCTATGTTAACGCCAAGTTCAACGAATCCTAAAGTCACTGAAGTCGGAGATTATATTTTTCGCGTGTGCTTTATTGATCCGTTTCAAGGAACAGTTATGGCGAAATTTGCTCGTGAACATCTCAAAGTTAAAAACGTCGCGATTATGAAAGACGTAAAATCTGATTACTCTGTTGGCTTAGCTAATTTCTTTAAAGAAACCTTCACCAAAATGGGTGGAGTGATTGTCTCTGAACAAACCTATGTTTCAAACGATATCGACTTTAAAGCCCAGCTCACATCAATCAAATCAGGAAAAGTAAAACCTGAGGCGATTTTTATCCCAGGTTATTACACTGAAGTTGGTTTGATTGCGCGACAAGCCCGTCAATTAGGACTCAAAGTTCCTTTAATGGGCGGCGACGGATGGGATAGCTCTAAACTTTTTGAAATTGGTAAAGAAGCCATCAATGGCGGATACTTTAGCAATCACTACACAACGGATACTGAAGATCCAAAAGCTCGTGATTTCATCGCTCGCTTTAAGACTGCGTACAACGTAGAACCAGACGGACTTTCCGCCATGGGTTACGATGCTGCTTTGGTTTTAGTTGATGCTATGAACCGCGCAAAGTCTTTATCTCCAGCAGATATTCGTGATGCTTTAGCGACTACCAAAGATTATCCAGGTGTTACTGGAAAAATCACTATCGACGAACAACGTAACGCTACAAAATCAGCAGTTGTTG
- the pfkA gene encoding 6-phosphofructokinase, with the protein MSHFNVKKLKHIAVLTSGGDAPGMNAAIRAVVRTGIYHKLQVTAVIHGYQGLLDKEYKPLDLGSVSNIIQRGGTIIKTGRCKDFYHATGRTKAAKNFKAAGFDALVAIGGDGTFTGAQALWKEHTIPIIGVPGTIDNDVYGTDFTIGFDTAVNTGVEAIDKIRDTAASHDRLFIVEVMGRNSGHIALEVGLACGAEEVFIPENKVSIKHVLSIINRGIKRGKRSSLLICAEGDKPGQAYEFAKEIKKQSRFDAKVCILGHIQRGGSPTAKDRNLASRLGAAAVDFIRSGQCAVMAGEKDLKIVAVPLKDTFTKKKRINEDWLRLESILSI; encoded by the coding sequence ATGAGCCACTTCAACGTAAAAAAACTAAAACACATAGCAGTTCTCACCAGCGGTGGCGACGCCCCCGGCATGAACGCCGCCATACGAGCGGTTGTAAGAACAGGTATTTATCATAAACTTCAGGTCACAGCCGTTATTCATGGCTACCAAGGTCTTCTCGACAAAGAATACAAACCCTTAGATCTGGGTTCAGTTTCAAATATTATCCAACGAGGCGGCACCATCATTAAAACGGGCCGATGCAAAGATTTTTATCACGCTACTGGCCGCACCAAGGCCGCAAAAAATTTCAAAGCTGCGGGTTTTGACGCTCTCGTTGCCATTGGCGGTGACGGCACATTCACAGGTGCTCAAGCTTTATGGAAAGAACACACAATTCCTATAATCGGAGTGCCAGGCACTATTGACAACGACGTTTATGGGACCGATTTTACAATCGGCTTTGATACCGCCGTAAATACAGGCGTTGAGGCCATCGACAAAATCAGAGACACAGCTGCTAGCCATGATCGCCTTTTTATCGTCGAAGTCATGGGCCGAAACTCAGGTCATATTGCGCTTGAAGTGGGTCTTGCCTGTGGAGCAGAAGAAGTTTTTATTCCTGAAAATAAAGTTTCAATCAAACATGTACTTTCAATCATCAACCGCGGAATCAAACGTGGAAAACGATCAAGCCTGCTAATTTGCGCTGAAGGCGATAAACCCGGGCAAGCTTATGAATTTGCCAAAGAGATTAAAAAACAGAGTCGTTTTGACGCGAAAGTTTGTATTCTTGGCCATATTCAAAGAGGGGGGAGTCCCACCGCAAAAGATCGCAATCTCGCCTCTCGCTTAGGCGCAGCGGCTGTTGACTTCATCAGAAGTGGCCAATGTGCTGTCATGGCAGGTGAAAAAGACCTAAAAATCGTCGCTGTTCCCTTAAAAGATACATTTACTAAGAAAAAACGAATTAATGAAGACTGGCTTCGCTTAGAAAGCATTTTATCTATTTGA
- a CDS encoding HU family DNA-binding protein, with translation MNKAELIEAVAKATKMSKSQIELTLDNTLEVIRKTVKKGDDVKLVGFGTFAKAKRKTRKGRNPQTGKAITIPACNYPKFKAGREFKQMVK, from the coding sequence ATGAATAAAGCAGAACTCATCGAAGCAGTTGCTAAAGCTACCAAAATGTCAAAAAGCCAAATCGAATTGACTTTAGACAACACCCTCGAAGTTATTCGCAAAACTGTAAAAAAAGGTGACGATGTAAAACTCGTTGGCTTCGGTACATTCGCAAAAGCAAAACGTAAAACTCGCAAAGGCCGTAATCCTCAAACAGGAAAAGCCATTACCATCCCCGCTTGCAACTACCCCAAATTCAAAGCAGGCCGTGAATTTAAACAAATGGTAAAATAA
- a CDS encoding DNA gyrase inhibitor YacG: MKVQCPQCKKETTWENNPTRPFCTERCKLIDLGDWAMEKHAVPSDHQPNDEDDSQPTSKDEEE, from the coding sequence ATGAAGGTTCAATGCCCTCAATGCAAAAAAGAGACGACCTGGGAGAATAATCCCACTCGTCCTTTTTGCACTGAGCGATGCAAACTTATTGATCTGGGTGATTGGGCCATGGAAAAACATGCTGTTCCAAGTGATCACCAACCAAACGATGAAGACGATAGCCAACCGACAAGTAAAGACGAAGAAGAATAA